The following are encoded in a window of Rubellicoccus peritrichatus genomic DNA:
- a CDS encoding ABC transporter ATP-binding protein, translating into MPLLEVNNLTITFSSRERETQAVKGISFQVDTGKTIAVVGESGSGKSVTALSLTRLLPEPPGCKVGGSIKFDGNDVLTMESERLRKLRGKDIAYIFQEPSTSLNPVFTVGFQIAEAVKLHLPQVTDVKKRVVDALKQVGIRDADKRYSAYPHEMSGGMQQRVMIAMALACEPRILVADEPTTALDVTIQKQIMDLLRELRKSLSMSIILITHNFALLPGFADEVIVMFRGEVVERGPTEEVLRNPQHAYTKALIACIPKLGSNQKRLATIDHSTL; encoded by the coding sequence ATGCCACTACTTGAAGTAAACAATCTCACCATCACTTTTAGTAGCCGCGAACGAGAAACGCAGGCAGTCAAGGGGATCTCTTTCCAAGTTGATACTGGAAAAACAATCGCCGTTGTCGGTGAGAGTGGCAGTGGAAAATCAGTCACTGCCTTATCTCTGACACGATTGCTTCCGGAACCACCGGGATGCAAAGTCGGAGGTAGTATTAAATTTGATGGAAACGATGTCCTGACAATGGAAAGCGAACGGCTCCGCAAACTACGCGGAAAGGACATTGCTTATATTTTTCAGGAACCTTCCACATCACTGAATCCTGTCTTTACGGTTGGATTTCAAATTGCCGAAGCCGTCAAACTGCATCTTCCACAAGTGACAGATGTCAAAAAACGCGTCGTTGATGCATTAAAGCAGGTTGGTATTCGTGATGCCGATAAACGCTATAGCGCTTATCCCCATGAGATGAGCGGTGGCATGCAACAGCGCGTTATGATCGCAATGGCCCTGGCCTGCGAGCCACGCATCCTGGTTGCTGATGAACCAACCACTGCACTTGATGTTACGATCCAAAAACAAATCATGGATCTACTACGCGAGCTTCGCAAAAGCCTCAGTATGTCAATCATACTCATCACGCACAATTTCGCCCTACTTCCTGGCTTTGCTGATGAGGTCATTGTGATGTTCCGCGGAGAAGTCGTCGAACGAGGTCCAACAGAAGAAGTGCTTCGCAACCCGCAGCACGCTTACACCAAGGCATTGATCGCCTGTATTCCGAAACTAGGCAGTAACCAGAAACGATTGGCCACTATCGACCACAGCACTCTGTAA
- a CDS encoding four helix bundle protein, translated as MNSDSFKQRTFEFASVIIDIAEAFPNNMSSNVVRRQMIRSATSVGANYRAACLAKSTADFIHKMGTVEEEADETAFWLEMSIAKNFAETSKLEKYLREAEELVAITVASIKTARNRTKNK; from the coding sequence ATGAATTCTGACAGTTTCAAGCAACGCACTTTCGAATTTGCCAGTGTAATCATTGATATCGCTGAGGCATTTCCAAACAACATGAGCTCGAACGTTGTGAGGAGACAAATGATCCGATCAGCCACTTCAGTTGGCGCAAACTACAGAGCTGCATGCCTCGCCAAATCTACAGCAGACTTCATCCATAAAATGGGGACTGTCGAAGAAGAAGCTGACGAAACAGCATTCTGGTTGGAAATGTCTATTGCTAAGAATTTTGCTGAAACTTCGAAACTGGAAAAGTATCTTCGTGAAGCAGAGGAGCTTGTGGCTATAACTGTAGCGTCTATTAAGACTGCTCGCAATCGGACTAAAAACAAATGA
- a CDS encoding RsmE family RNA methyltransferase, translating to MNLILLEEADSEVVWPLDDSKTKHVLKVLRMTSGDEFFVGVVNGPRGKALIDTIEDHVGMRLEITWEDETPAANPIQLLVGLPRPQTSRRVLFESAVFGVEQLIFFQSDKGEPSYAQSTLWSGDEWQRHLREGAAQAFSTTIPEVVHCESLEAALARIPLNSKRSLCALDVYEGEGPLSSFLKNIPGAMLALGSERGWSARERILLRDAGFRLASLGERVLKTETACVAAMSVTCAALKRM from the coding sequence GTGAATCTTATCCTGCTGGAGGAGGCAGATAGCGAAGTCGTCTGGCCTCTTGATGATTCCAAAACGAAGCATGTCCTGAAGGTCCTGCGGATGACTTCCGGCGATGAGTTCTTTGTTGGAGTTGTCAACGGCCCCAGAGGAAAGGCTCTTATTGACACAATAGAAGATCACGTTGGGATGCGATTGGAGATCACCTGGGAGGATGAGACACCGGCTGCGAATCCTATTCAGCTCCTGGTTGGGCTGCCTCGGCCTCAAACCTCGCGCCGGGTCCTCTTCGAGTCTGCCGTATTCGGTGTTGAGCAATTGATTTTCTTCCAAAGCGACAAGGGAGAGCCTTCTTATGCTCAAAGTACGCTTTGGTCAGGGGATGAGTGGCAACGTCATTTGCGGGAGGGAGCTGCCCAGGCCTTTTCGACCACAATTCCGGAAGTGGTCCATTGTGAGTCTCTTGAGGCGGCTTTGGCTCGCATTCCGTTAAACTCAAAGAGGAGCCTTTGTGCGCTGGATGTTTATGAAGGAGAGGGGCCTTTGTCTTCGTTTTTGAAAAATATCCCAGGCGCGATGCTTGCCTTGGGCTCGGAACGTGGATGGTCGGCCCGGGAACGCATTCTGTTGAGAGATGCGGGATTTCGTCTCGCTTCACTGGGAGAACGTGTGCTCAAAACAGAGACTGCCTGTGTAGCCGCGATGTCTGTGACCTGCGCTGCTCTTAAGCGAATGTAA
- a CDS encoding tetratricopeptide repeat protein — protein sequence MLRVDHLTKSYRVGKGRHYVFKDVSMTFPENANIGIIGPNGAGKSTLLRILGGIDYPDNGQIITDHTFSWPLGLRGGFVAHLSGRDNCRMICQLYGIPHGELQKKLEYIKELTQIGKYFEEPVMYYSSGMSSRLGFGLSMAFEFDYFLIDEITAVGDAKFGQLAKQTLQEKAQRSRVIMVSHNMSDIRSFCDVGILIKDGKIQVFQNLDDAIESYLPKTKEDPKAKQMLERKAGLKDLAKIQQSNDKASRIKKQIAQSLEEIHDKLKNENLQIDGDIGDFFKQLGTAFQNLNDTQQAIECFEKSLEYDSFQFHSRIQLATLYNQKENYERANEILDEAIILDPNHLGLNTQLAKRYLREGNTKLAEEHQLRAIKASPTNPNSWFLLARVYLTAENLDAAIDAIIKAIEINDKNPSYHLLLSQALYQIGAYLPAIEAKSRSNIASQGEKAEESNLQLFEHLLNQVENLNAKLNC from the coding sequence ATGCTTCGGGTAGATCATCTGACCAAGTCCTACCGCGTAGGCAAGGGGCGTCATTACGTTTTTAAAGACGTCTCCATGACCTTTCCAGAGAATGCCAACATTGGCATTATCGGACCCAATGGAGCCGGTAAATCAACTTTGCTGCGAATCCTCGGCGGCATTGACTACCCGGACAATGGGCAAATCATAACCGACCATACGTTCTCCTGGCCACTTGGATTACGCGGCGGCTTTGTCGCCCACCTCTCCGGACGCGATAATTGCAGGATGATTTGCCAGCTCTACGGGATACCCCATGGAGAACTTCAGAAAAAACTGGAGTACATTAAAGAGCTCACTCAGATCGGTAAGTACTTCGAGGAGCCCGTGATGTATTATTCATCGGGTATGTCCAGTCGACTTGGTTTCGGCCTGAGCATGGCCTTTGAATTCGACTACTTCCTGATTGATGAAATCACGGCAGTGGGCGATGCCAAGTTCGGGCAACTTGCAAAACAAACCCTTCAGGAAAAAGCACAAAGAAGCCGTGTCATCATGGTGTCCCACAACATGTCGGACATTCGATCCTTTTGCGATGTTGGCATATTAATCAAGGATGGCAAAATCCAGGTGTTCCAGAACCTGGATGATGCCATCGAGTCCTACCTCCCGAAAACAAAGGAGGATCCCAAAGCAAAGCAAATGCTTGAGCGCAAAGCTGGTTTAAAAGACCTGGCCAAAATCCAGCAGAGCAATGACAAGGCATCCAGAATCAAAAAGCAAATAGCCCAATCACTTGAAGAGATTCACGATAAGCTGAAGAATGAGAATTTGCAGATTGATGGCGATATTGGTGACTTTTTCAAACAGCTCGGCACTGCATTCCAAAATTTGAATGATACCCAGCAAGCGATAGAGTGCTTTGAGAAATCGCTTGAGTACGATTCCTTCCAGTTCCACTCACGCATCCAACTGGCGACACTCTACAATCAAAAAGAGAACTACGAAAGAGCGAATGAAATCCTTGATGAAGCCATCATCCTGGATCCGAATCATCTGGGCTTAAATACACAGCTCGCCAAGCGTTATCTGCGGGAAGGCAATACGAAATTGGCTGAGGAGCATCAATTGAGGGCAATTAAAGCATCTCCCACAAACCCAAACAGCTGGTTTTTATTGGCCCGCGTTTATCTCACAGCGGAAAATCTTGATGCCGCAATTGATGCAATCATCAAGGCGATAGAGATTAATGACAAGAACCCCAGTTATCACCTACTCCTCAGTCAAGCGCTGTATCAGATAGGTGCTTACCTCCCCGCCATTGAAGCCAAAAGCCGTTCAAATATTGCCTCACAGGGCGAGAAGGCCGAAGAATCCAACCTTCAGCTGTTCGAACATCTTTTAAACCAAGTAGAAAATCTTAACGCTAAATTAAATTGTTAA
- a CDS encoding glycosyltransferase family 61 protein — MVEEIALETHPLKPYSGENIDEDTDTCYTLGEDEVRKTSKGTHLYKASALLITNSATVHGGIFSIKNKDSKFVTESITLNAKSNIDQHYKKALTFESQKTLEIDEPCILIANRAHENYYHWHINCLPAVTIATELQLPWRFIVPKLNNWQRDSLTILKIPPEKLIELDHHTSLHCQRLYTPTSVFNELRHVGIEILDSLRSLALESIGKVTPRRKVYLERSDSKARTLLNEEELANALQAVGFEIVTASNLSYREQVKLFLETEFLVTCHGAGLTNIAWLPPNASIYEIRPEFWNMKMYRHLAYIRELDYHSYVEEGEPVRGSRWTINDVPAMVYRITEQFATSNPSLWQKSSG; from the coding sequence ATGGTTGAGGAAATCGCACTGGAAACACATCCCCTAAAGCCGTATTCGGGGGAAAACATCGATGAAGATACCGACACTTGTTATACGCTTGGCGAAGATGAAGTTCGTAAAACTTCAAAAGGAACCCATCTTTATAAAGCCAGCGCTTTGTTGATAACGAATTCTGCCACTGTTCATGGAGGCATATTTTCAATAAAGAACAAAGACTCCAAATTCGTCACGGAGTCGATCACGCTGAATGCCAAAAGCAATATCGATCAGCATTACAAAAAAGCGCTAACCTTCGAATCTCAAAAGACATTAGAAATAGATGAGCCATGCATTCTCATTGCGAATAGAGCTCATGAAAATTATTATCACTGGCATATCAATTGCCTTCCAGCCGTCACCATAGCTACAGAATTGCAACTGCCTTGGCGTTTTATCGTCCCGAAGCTAAACAACTGGCAAAGAGACAGTCTCACAATCCTCAAAATCCCCCCGGAAAAGCTGATTGAGCTGGATCATCACACATCTCTTCATTGCCAAAGACTCTACACCCCGACTTCGGTATTTAACGAACTGAGGCATGTTGGCATTGAAATTCTTGATTCACTTCGAAGTCTGGCTCTGGAAAGCATAGGCAAGGTAACACCACGCCGGAAGGTATATCTGGAAAGGAGCGATTCGAAAGCCCGTACCCTGCTCAATGAAGAGGAGCTGGCAAATGCACTGCAAGCTGTTGGCTTCGAGATCGTTACCGCATCCAATTTGAGCTATAGAGAGCAAGTAAAGCTGTTTTTAGAGACAGAATTTCTGGTTACTTGCCATGGCGCTGGCTTGACCAATATTGCCTGGCTCCCGCCCAACGCATCCATTTACGAAATTCGTCCGGAATTCTGGAATATGAAGATGTACAGACATCTGGCTTACATTCGCGAACTGGATTATCACAGTTACGTAGAAGAAGGTGAGCCTGTCAGAGGCAGCAGATGGACGATTAATGACGTCCCGGCAATGGTTTATCGAATAACCGAGCAATTCGCGACCAGCAACCCGTCTTTGTGGCAGAAATCAAGTGGATGA
- a CDS encoding Gfo/Idh/MocA family oxidoreductase, with translation MKKETRIGVIGCGKISSAYFSTFARLPGVVAHACADLNNAAAEAAAEEWGMKAMTVDELLASDEIEVVLNLTIPAAHAEVNTRILEAGKHAYCEKPFSLEREEGQKVLALAKSKGLLVGCAPDTFLSAGQQTARKLIDDGAIGKPLSGTAFMMGHGPESWHPNPGFYYTKGGGPMFDMGPYYLTTLVNLLGPVKSVSGSTNRGFNERVAGHESRAGEILPVEIETHVAGILEFHSGAIVTIVTSFDVWQADHYPIEIHGTAGSLKVPDPNCFDGRNAIYRDGFSDWKDVPLLHPHSENSRGIGVADLADAAANGRPARCGGEIAYHVLDIMHAIHDSSNERKHIDIASTCERPAAMPMTPELDKLFV, from the coding sequence ATGAAGAAAGAAACACGCATTGGAGTTATTGGCTGCGGTAAGATCAGCTCGGCCTATTTTTCAACTTTTGCCAGGTTGCCTGGAGTCGTGGCACATGCTTGTGCTGACCTGAATAATGCTGCTGCTGAGGCCGCTGCTGAAGAGTGGGGGATGAAGGCCATGACGGTGGATGAGCTGCTTGCTTCGGACGAGATTGAGGTGGTTCTCAACTTAACCATTCCGGCCGCCCATGCCGAGGTAAACACCCGCATCCTTGAGGCTGGTAAACATGCTTATTGCGAAAAGCCCTTTTCCCTCGAAAGAGAAGAAGGCCAGAAGGTTTTGGCCTTGGCCAAGAGTAAGGGACTGCTTGTTGGTTGCGCTCCTGATACTTTCCTCAGTGCCGGGCAACAAACGGCCCGCAAGCTGATTGACGATGGCGCAATCGGCAAACCGCTTTCCGGAACGGCTTTCATGATGGGACATGGTCCGGAAAGCTGGCATCCGAATCCTGGCTTTTATTACACCAAGGGTGGTGGCCCGATGTTTGACATGGGGCCTTATTATCTGACGACTTTGGTCAATCTACTCGGACCGGTTAAAAGTGTATCTGGTAGTACCAACCGTGGCTTCAATGAACGCGTTGCCGGACATGAATCCCGTGCTGGTGAGATCCTTCCGGTTGAGATTGAAACCCATGTTGCCGGAATCCTTGAGTTTCATTCAGGAGCTATTGTCACGATTGTGACCAGCTTCGATGTCTGGCAGGCGGATCATTATCCAATCGAGATTCATGGGACCGCGGGCAGCCTGAAGGTTCCGGACCCGAATTGCTTTGATGGTCGTAATGCGATTTATCGTGACGGCTTCAGTGACTGGAAGGACGTTCCTTTGCTTCATCCACACAGTGAAAATTCACGCGGTATTGGTGTGGCTGATCTGGCTGACGCGGCGGCGAATGGACGACCAGCACGTTGCGGAGGTGAAATTGCCTATCATGTGCTCGATATCATGCATGCGATCCATGACTCATCCAATGAGCGCAAGCATATCGATATAGCCAGCACTTGTGAACGTCCGGCTGCCATGCCGATGACTCCAGAGCTGGACAAGCTGTTTGTCTAG
- a CDS encoding circularly permuted type 2 ATP-grasp protein, translating to MSRVNQSGSRDHFKFCSNERDETSGQRGKKRSDYDRCMSAINELTPSELQLRQTRIDRAAVELGLHFDLYDQAPKDKHMAQLDLFPRIISTQEWKKLSAGVIQRAQAFDSFIADIYNEQSILKDRVIPHDVVLTDPAFQRQFSGFVEKEKHHCTCGAIDLVRAEKGEWYALENHLATPFGLSFVVQNRRMLAQAFPEIFETMSVSPVVSFTTQLLETLRAQTSQKKPRIVLLTRGESNQAFFEESFLARHMGIALTRPGDLLVRESQVFLKTIRGLERVDVIYRRLESSSIDPVALPQNEFNGVPGLVNCVRKGTVSIVNALGTGVADNRAMLRYSDRITSYYLQQTPLLKTVPTFHLSDRDQAEHVRQYAKDMVFKPIQDHYTMSRYFGGNPLPTDKSKLQRLIKKQPELFVAQPYIHPTRLPHYGKNGFKSRSIFMRVFFLLGERPVVLPGGLTTQEITPQESNRVTTVAGGMKDTWIPLKKETAPKQNTPRKRREAHGDFSISSRVAEALYWIGRYLDRTESTSRQLNILEDIRWDQLPQKTKQSFWPLWRAVAAATGQETIAARKTPPKNTLLIARQLLLDSDEPASVFSCIRAALHNAESIRDFVNPEMWQALVELLLYLEEESKSHRLSRSRLNTITAKVVGEIARIWGTAERTLLHDDGWQFLRIGSFAERAFSNMTLTGDTLERTLKTFTDADEEDTDLAALLQLLGSLDAYRREYSSRAYIDRVAHILIQSPNNPSSITYCLKNISYALGTLTIQGENPLTLTLKEEVDALTAYIQKLPLDDFFPAPAEMLDAGKDAPKSAMSGRPKAASKAFSTITAELEKLHQKIEDAYFSHQNAFGDHGQMGLFQETSRK from the coding sequence ATGAGTCGAGTGAATCAAAGCGGTTCGAGAGATCACTTCAAATTTTGCTCCAACGAACGTGACGAAACATCGGGTCAACGTGGTAAAAAACGTTCGGACTATGATCGTTGCATGTCGGCCATCAACGAGCTGACACCATCGGAGCTTCAACTACGGCAAACCCGGATTGACCGGGCAGCAGTTGAACTTGGTCTGCATTTCGACCTCTACGATCAGGCGCCCAAAGACAAGCATATGGCACAGCTTGATCTATTTCCCCGTATTATTTCGACCCAGGAATGGAAGAAGCTATCGGCCGGAGTGATTCAGCGTGCTCAAGCTTTCGATTCTTTCATCGCGGATATTTACAACGAACAGTCGATTCTAAAGGACCGTGTCATACCGCATGATGTGGTGTTGACCGATCCAGCTTTCCAAAGGCAGTTCAGCGGTTTTGTGGAAAAGGAGAAACACCACTGCACCTGTGGTGCCATCGATCTTGTGCGGGCTGAAAAAGGTGAATGGTATGCCCTTGAGAATCACCTCGCGACGCCATTCGGGCTCTCATTCGTGGTTCAGAATCGACGTATGCTGGCACAGGCTTTTCCTGAGATTTTTGAGACAATGTCGGTCTCTCCTGTTGTTTCGTTCACAACGCAGTTGCTCGAAACACTTCGCGCTCAAACGAGTCAAAAGAAACCTCGAATCGTCCTCTTAACACGAGGTGAATCTAATCAGGCTTTCTTTGAAGAGAGTTTTCTCGCGCGGCATATGGGAATAGCACTAACCCGTCCCGGTGACTTACTGGTCCGTGAGAGCCAGGTTTTTTTGAAAACCATTCGTGGACTGGAACGTGTAGATGTAATTTACCGCCGGTTGGAAAGCTCATCCATCGACCCGGTGGCATTGCCGCAGAATGAATTCAATGGTGTTCCAGGTTTGGTCAATTGCGTTCGCAAGGGCACTGTAAGTATCGTCAATGCACTTGGTACTGGTGTCGCCGACAATCGCGCTATGTTGCGTTATTCCGATCGCATCACTTCCTATTATTTACAGCAGACGCCTTTGCTCAAAACAGTTCCGACCTTCCATCTAAGTGACCGCGATCAAGCCGAACACGTGCGTCAGTATGCCAAAGATATGGTCTTTAAGCCCATCCAGGACCATTATACGATGAGCAGGTATTTTGGTGGAAATCCCCTTCCAACTGATAAGTCCAAATTGCAACGTTTGATAAAAAAGCAACCAGAGCTCTTTGTCGCACAACCATATATTCACCCCACACGCTTACCGCATTACGGGAAAAATGGATTTAAGAGCCGAAGCATTTTCATGCGTGTATTTTTTCTTTTGGGCGAACGACCTGTTGTGCTTCCCGGTGGCCTTACCACACAGGAAATCACACCTCAGGAAAGTAACCGTGTAACCACAGTCGCCGGAGGAATGAAAGACACGTGGATTCCTCTTAAAAAGGAAACGGCACCCAAACAAAATACTCCCCGTAAACGGCGTGAAGCTCATGGCGATTTCTCCATTAGCAGTCGAGTTGCAGAGGCGTTGTATTGGATTGGGCGTTACCTCGACCGGACAGAAAGCACGTCACGCCAACTCAATATTCTGGAAGACATTCGTTGGGACCAATTGCCCCAGAAAACAAAGCAAAGCTTCTGGCCATTGTGGAGAGCAGTTGCCGCAGCCACCGGACAGGAAACCATCGCAGCGCGTAAGACACCACCAAAGAACACACTGCTTATTGCGCGTCAGCTCCTTCTTGATAGCGATGAGCCGGCATCCGTATTTTCATGCATACGTGCAGCGCTCCACAATGCGGAATCAATACGCGACTTTGTTAATCCTGAGATGTGGCAGGCACTGGTTGAGCTCTTGCTCTACCTGGAGGAGGAAAGCAAAAGCCACCGCCTGTCGCGATCACGACTCAACACAATTACAGCAAAAGTCGTTGGTGAAATCGCACGCATTTGGGGAACCGCCGAAAGAACGCTGCTTCATGATGATGGCTGGCAGTTTTTGAGAATCGGTTCCTTTGCCGAGCGTGCCTTCAGCAATATGACTCTGACCGGTGATACACTCGAACGCACACTGAAGACATTCACCGATGCCGACGAAGAAGATACCGATCTCGCTGCCTTGCTGCAACTGCTCGGCTCACTCGATGCCTATCGCCGTGAGTACAGTTCAAGGGCCTATATTGACCGTGTGGCACATATACTGATTCAAAGTCCAAACAATCCGAGCTCAATTACCTACTGCCTGAAAAACATAAGCTACGCCTTGGGGACTTTAACGATTCAAGGGGAAAACCCGCTGACTTTAACGCTAAAGGAAGAAGTCGACGCACTTACCGCTTATATTCAAAAGCTACCTTTAGACGACTTCTTTCCCGCCCCCGCTGAAATGCTGGATGCAGGGAAAGATGCCCCAAAGAGTGCCATGTCTGGACGACCCAAAGCTGCATCGAAAGCATTTTCCACAATCACGGCTGAACTCGAGAAGCTCCATCAGAAAATAGAAGACGCCTACTTCAGTCACCAGAATGCTTTCGGCGACCATGGCCAAATGGGACTATTCCAGGAGACTTCTCGGAAGTAA
- a CDS encoding ABC transporter ATP-binding protein has product MTQSTHKEERNSSELSKSEIRNSNSEILTVSGLRVYFPIYSPFLRTVTDHVKAVDDVSFSVKAGTTVGLVGESGSGKTTIGRSIIKLAPITGGQIKYRGVDIASMPNRPFFPYRKKIQMVFQDPFNSLNPRMTIYQVISEPLEIHFKDWNASKRRERVAELLKTVGLEADHMERYPHEFSGGQRQRIGIARALAVEPEFIICDEPVSALDVSVQAQIVNLLQDLQAQLGLTYLFIAHDLAVVEHISDEVLVMTGGKIVEQASADEIYSNPQHEYTRKLLDAVPQF; this is encoded by the coding sequence ATGACTCAATCAACACACAAGGAAGAGCGTAATAGTTCGGAACTTTCAAAATCCGAAATCCGAAATTCGAATTCCGAAATCCTAACTGTTTCCGGTCTTCGTGTTTACTTTCCGATATACAGTCCTTTTCTTCGAACGGTTACGGATCATGTGAAGGCAGTGGATGATGTTTCGTTTTCCGTAAAGGCTGGCACCACCGTCGGTTTGGTTGGCGAAAGCGGCAGCGGGAAAACGACGATTGGGCGTTCGATTATCAAGCTGGCGCCGATCACCGGTGGACAGATCAAGTATCGCGGCGTTGATATTGCTTCGATGCCAAATCGACCGTTTTTCCCATACCGGAAAAAGATCCAGATGGTATTTCAGGATCCGTTCAACTCGCTTAATCCGCGAATGACGATTTATCAAGTCATCTCCGAGCCACTGGAAATTCATTTCAAGGATTGGAATGCGTCCAAGCGCCGCGAACGTGTGGCTGAACTGTTGAAAACGGTTGGCCTGGAAGCTGATCACATGGAGCGCTACCCGCATGAGTTCTCCGGTGGACAACGTCAGCGTATCGGCATTGCGCGCGCGCTTGCGGTGGAGCCGGAGTTTATTATTTGCGACGAGCCGGTTAGTGCACTTGACGTTTCTGTTCAGGCGCAAATCGTTAATTTGCTGCAAGATCTCCAGGCACAACTTGGTCTGACGTATCTCTTCATCGCACATGACCTCGCTGTCGTTGAGCATATCAGCGACGAAGTTCTGGTCATGACGGGTGGGAAGATCGTTGAACAAGCTTCAGCGGATGAGATCTACTCAAATCCACAACACGAGTATACTCGGAAACTACTCGACGCTGTTCCCCAATTTTAA
- a CDS encoding ABC transporter permease: MAVSIEKSWAIQKSVIYALFVRELNSRFGRYRLGYLWAVLEPLALVGVLSAVRLIFGSKDIAGLPYPIFFAAGIIPFYLFQHIVNQSLSAVESNLALMNYQRVKPSDAVVSRVLLESVIALAVGVIFFAGFYKMGFTFEWNSTLGTIAVVLLLIAFSTGIGLIVAVIAPLYQETKKVIPVLIRPFFFISGIFFAADSLPSQYRELALYNPLMQMTELIRMQMFQNYTSQYGSMSYFAICSMISLFIGLAVYRINRIKLATSGSIR, from the coding sequence ATGGCAGTTTCCATAGAAAAGTCCTGGGCTATCCAAAAGTCCGTCATCTACGCTCTTTTCGTGCGTGAGCTGAACAGTCGGTTTGGCCGATATCGCCTTGGTTATTTATGGGCAGTGCTGGAGCCACTAGCACTCGTCGGAGTTCTTTCTGCTGTTCGACTGATATTCGGCTCAAAAGACATTGCAGGATTGCCCTATCCGATATTTTTCGCGGCCGGCATCATACCGTTTTATCTATTCCAGCACATTGTTAACCAATCACTCAGCGCAGTGGAATCCAATCTCGCATTGATGAACTATCAGAGAGTGAAACCCTCTGATGCAGTCGTCTCTCGAGTGCTACTGGAAAGCGTCATAGCCCTGGCGGTAGGCGTTATCTTCTTTGCTGGATTCTATAAGATGGGATTCACCTTTGAATGGAACAGCACTCTGGGGACGATAGCGGTCGTCCTCCTGCTGATTGCCTTTTCAACAGGGATTGGCCTTATTGTTGCGGTCATTGCTCCACTCTATCAGGAAACGAAGAAAGTCATCCCTGTTCTTATTCGGCCATTTTTCTTTATATCCGGAATCTTCTTTGCTGCAGATTCACTCCCATCCCAATATCGGGAACTGGCTCTCTACAATCCGCTCATGCAAATGACTGAGCTGATACGAATGCAGATGTTTCAGAACTACACTTCTCAATATGGAAGCATGAGTTATTTTGCCATCTGCAGCATGATTAGTTTATTTATCGGGCTTGCTGTCTATCGCATCAATCGTATCAAGCTCGCCACCTCAGGGAGTATCCGCTAA